In one window of Candidatus Deferrimicrobiaceae bacterium DNA:
- the pgl gene encoding 6-phosphogluconolactonase, which yields MAHAMIAEPVVHVLPDPEALARAAAGRILGAVRERLAAQARKGKTDPVAHVALSGGTTPREAFALLSRPPYVDIFPWEDVHFWQVDERWVLPDHPASNRRMLLETLLSRVPVPARNLHFIDTTLASPAEGAREYEASMRKALAAPKGGFPRFDLVHLGLGADGHTASLFPGSPALDELRAWATTSEGGDPAVARVTLTLPVLNNAAHVLFFVAGADRAEALEQAIAGETIPGGLVVPPEGTLTFLADAAAAGETAP from the coding sequence GTGGCGCACGCCATGATCGCCGAGCCGGTCGTCCACGTCCTGCCCGACCCGGAAGCGCTCGCGCGCGCCGCGGCGGGGCGCATCCTCGGGGCTGTCCGCGAGCGGCTTGCGGCGCAGGCGCGCAAAGGAAAGACCGACCCCGTGGCGCACGTGGCGCTCTCGGGCGGGACCACGCCGCGGGAGGCCTTCGCGCTCCTTTCCCGGCCGCCCTACGTGGATATCTTCCCGTGGGAGGACGTCCATTTCTGGCAGGTCGACGAGCGGTGGGTTCTTCCCGATCATCCCGCGAGCAACCGCCGGATGCTGCTTGAAACGCTGCTGTCGCGCGTGCCGGTCCCGGCGCGAAACCTCCATTTCATCGACACCACGCTCGCGTCCCCGGCCGAGGGCGCGCGGGAATACGAGGCGTCGATGCGCAAGGCGCTGGCTGCGCCGAAAGGCGGGTTCCCCCGCTTCGACCTCGTCCACCTGGGGCTGGGCGCCGACGGCCACACCGCCTCCCTTTTCCCCGGCTCCCCCGCGCTCGACGAGCTCCGCGCCTGGGCGACGACATCCGAAGGCGGCGACCCCGCCGTCGCGCGCGTCACGCTGACGCTGCCGGTGCTCAACAATGCGGCGCATGTGCTGTTCTTCGTTGCGGGCGCCGACCGGGCCGAGGCGCTCGAGCAGGCGATCGCGGGCGAGACGATCCCCGGGGGACTCGTCGTGCCGCCCGAGGGGACGCTGACGTTCCTGGCCGACGCCGCCGCCGCGGGAGAGACGGCGCCGTGA
- the glk gene encoding glucokinase yields MIVLAGDVGGTKTNLALYRAAGKALVREAFANYRSADHDSLESIVRIFLAGHPRVDRVCVGVAGPVSDGKSRLTNLPWSVDSDKLLEASGARQAALLNDLQATAYAVPFTPPDGFATLQEGEVDPDGTVAVLAAGTGHGQAFLIPAGGRFVPAATEGGHVDFAPRDARESRLLAFLQSRYSGRVSLERVVSGPGLKSIHDFLAEDSGLSEDPEVATQMRAKDPSAVIAENGLSGKSALCHAALAMFVSLYGAAAGNLALLLLPRGGVVLGGGIAPAILPALKEGPFLESFRDKGRFRQFLKGLRVSVLLDPAAALTGAAHYALSLHGDAG; encoded by the coding sequence GTGATCGTCCTCGCGGGCGATGTCGGCGGCACCAAGACCAATCTGGCGCTCTACCGGGCGGCGGGGAAGGCGCTCGTGCGCGAGGCGTTCGCGAACTATCGCAGCGCCGACCACGATTCGCTCGAGTCCATCGTCCGGATCTTCCTGGCGGGTCACCCGCGTGTCGACCGGGTCTGCGTCGGCGTGGCGGGGCCCGTCTCCGACGGGAAGAGCCGTCTGACCAACCTGCCCTGGTCCGTCGACAGCGATAAGCTGCTGGAGGCGTCCGGCGCCCGGCAGGCCGCGCTGCTCAACGATCTGCAGGCCACGGCGTATGCCGTGCCGTTCACGCCGCCGGATGGGTTCGCGACGCTGCAGGAAGGGGAGGTCGATCCCGATGGCACCGTGGCGGTGCTGGCGGCGGGAACGGGACACGGCCAGGCCTTCCTTATCCCGGCGGGGGGAAGGTTCGTTCCTGCGGCCACGGAAGGGGGGCACGTCGATTTTGCCCCGCGCGACGCCCGCGAATCCCGCCTTCTGGCGTTCCTCCAGTCGCGCTATTCCGGCCGGGTCAGCCTCGAGCGGGTCGTCTCGGGGCCGGGGCTTAAGAGCATCCACGATTTCCTCGCCGAAGACAGCGGCTTGTCCGAAGATCCGGAAGTGGCCACGCAGATGCGGGCGAAGGACCCTTCCGCGGTCATCGCCGAGAACGGCCTGTCCGGAAAATCGGCCCTCTGCCACGCGGCGCTCGCGATGTTCGTGTCCCTTTACGGCGCGGCGGCCGGCAATCTGGCGCTCCTCCTTCTGCCGCGCGGCGGCGTTGTCCTCGGCGGGGGCATCGCTCCGGCCATCCTGCCGGCGCTCAAGGAAGGCCCTTTTCTTGAGTCGTTCCGGGACAAGGGAAGATTCCGCCAATTTCTCAAGGGCTTGCGCGTCTCCGTCCTGCTCGACCCCGCCGCCGCCCTCACGGGCGCCGCGCACTACGCGCTGTCGCTCCACGGAGATGCGGGATAG
- a CDS encoding ATP-binding protein gives MRVLEGFVIAIPKDSLAVSGAADAAIPPASVPRIARICALGLALDELLGEVCRELLNIGRAESCCLILCPDGSHLGALRHIYVPSEASDPREAYREGPGWDHLVDRLLAGRMLSVPDLRRLPADDPFQQLYKSYPVRSALLLPLKFGSRLLGVLALHTFSAPAAWGGAETEALELSASILAAALERRRMESMLRASEAQYRFLAENANDFISLHDLSGRYVYASPSAFEMAGIRPEVILGCPISAFLHPDDVEEVMAENGRLTSGETRSVTLNYRMRRRDGSHFDVESVATAVSDEQGKVRQILRVTRDVSEREQMARRLFESRKMETVGMLAGGVAHEFNNLLVGINGSVEMLNLLFTGNREAATYLDMIARMGNRAVELTHQLLAYARQGKYSPEPLLLNKVVSDNIPILKTSLPPTVELMLSLADALPPVVGDIAQIRQVVMNLCLNAAEAMPGGGTLSICTRVEEGGAHPPEAGGPRVDRRSGQPVEGPRVVLEVSDNGCGMDASTLDRIFEPFFSTKFVGRGMGLAAVRGIIDSHHGEIAVASEPAVGTRFSVRLPVAQLCVLESKKDEGEAALQAEPSSDGKGIVLVADDEADVRMVVRAMLESLGYDVIEAGDGVEAVALFRERHAEIDLVLLDLMMPGMTGDRAFAEMRSVDPGVRALLASGYDESGRVGDIVAGGFGGFLQKPFRRGELGRKIVAVLGAPSSVL, from the coding sequence TTGCGCGTTCTTGAGGGGTTCGTCATCGCCATTCCGAAAGACAGCCTTGCCGTGTCCGGGGCGGCCGACGCGGCCATCCCGCCGGCATCCGTTCCGCGGATCGCGCGGATCTGCGCGCTGGGGCTCGCCCTCGACGAGCTGCTGGGCGAGGTCTGCCGCGAGCTTCTGAATATCGGGCGGGCCGAGTCGTGCTGTCTCATCCTGTGCCCCGACGGGTCGCATCTGGGGGCGCTCCGACACATCTATGTCCCTTCCGAGGCGTCCGATCCGCGCGAGGCCTACCGGGAGGGTCCCGGGTGGGACCACCTGGTCGACCGGCTGCTGGCCGGGCGCATGCTTTCCGTCCCCGACCTGCGCCGTCTTCCGGCCGACGATCCCTTCCAGCAGCTCTATAAAAGCTATCCTGTCCGCTCGGCGCTGCTGCTTCCGCTGAAGTTCGGCAGCCGACTGCTCGGCGTCCTGGCGTTGCACACCTTCAGCGCGCCGGCCGCATGGGGGGGCGCCGAAACGGAGGCGCTCGAGCTGTCCGCCTCGATCCTCGCCGCCGCGCTCGAACGGCGCCGGATGGAGTCGATGCTGCGCGCATCCGAGGCGCAATATCGTTTCCTCGCCGAGAATGCGAACGACTTCATCTCGCTCCACGACCTGTCGGGCCGATATGTCTACGCGAGTCCCTCCGCATTCGAGATGGCCGGAATCCGCCCCGAGGTGATCCTGGGCTGCCCGATCTCCGCTTTCCTCCACCCGGACGATGTCGAGGAGGTGATGGCCGAGAACGGGCGGCTGACTTCCGGCGAAACCCGTTCGGTGACGCTCAACTACCGGATGCGGCGGCGTGACGGCAGCCACTTCGACGTCGAGTCGGTTGCGACGGCCGTTTCAGACGAACAGGGGAAGGTACGGCAGATCCTGCGCGTCACGCGCGACGTCTCCGAGCGCGAGCAGATGGCGCGGCGTCTTTTCGAGAGCCGCAAGATGGAAACGGTCGGCATGCTGGCTGGCGGCGTCGCGCACGAGTTCAACAACCTGCTGGTCGGCATCAACGGGTCGGTCGAGATGCTCAACCTGCTGTTCACCGGCAACCGCGAGGCGGCGACCTATCTCGACATGATCGCCCGGATGGGAAACCGCGCGGTCGAGTTGACGCACCAGCTGCTGGCCTATGCCCGGCAGGGGAAGTACAGCCCCGAGCCGTTGCTGCTCAACAAGGTCGTCTCCGACAACATCCCGATCCTCAAGACGTCGCTTCCGCCTACGGTCGAGCTGATGCTGTCGCTGGCCGATGCGCTGCCGCCCGTGGTGGGCGACATCGCCCAGATCAGGCAGGTCGTGATGAACCTGTGCCTCAACGCCGCCGAGGCGATGCCGGGCGGCGGAACGCTCTCCATCTGCACCCGGGTCGAGGAAGGGGGCGCCCATCCGCCCGAGGCCGGAGGGCCGCGCGTCGACCGCCGGTCGGGGCAGCCGGTCGAGGGACCGCGCGTGGTCCTCGAGGTTTCCGACAACGGCTGCGGGATGGACGCATCGACGCTCGACCGGATCTTCGAGCCGTTCTTCTCGACCAAGTTCGTCGGGCGCGGGATGGGGCTGGCGGCGGTGCGCGGCATCATCGACAGTCACCACGGCGAGATCGCCGTTGCTTCGGAGCCGGCCGTCGGCACGCGCTTCAGCGTTCGTCTTCCGGTGGCGCAGCTGTGCGTGCTCGAATCGAAGAAAGACGAAGGCGAGGCCGCGCTCCAGGCCGAGCCGAGTTCCGACGGAAAGGGGATCGTCCTGGTCGCGGACGACGAAGCCGACGTCCGGATGGTGGTGCGGGCCATGCTCGAATCGCTCGGCTACGACGTGATCGAGGCCGGGGACGGGGTCGAAGCCGTTGCGCTGTTCCGCGAGCGGCACGCCGAGATCGACCTGGTCCTGCTCGACCTGATGATGCCCGGCATGACCGGCGACCGGGCCTTCGCCGAGATGCGCTCCGTCGATCCCGGCGTCCGGGCGCTGCTGGCCAGCGGATACGACGAGAGCGGGCGGGTCGGCGACATCGTCGCCGGCGGCTTCGGCGGCTTCCTGCAGAAGCCGTTCCGCCGCGGCGAGCTGGGGCGCAAGATCGTCGCCGTCCTCGGTGCGCCCTCGTCCGTGTTATAG
- the typA gene encoding translational GTPase TypA encodes MSEAWKGNPADIRNIAIIAHVDHGKTTLVDAMIKQSGIYRDNQTVIERVMDSNDLEREKGITIMAKNLSVAYSGVKINIVDTPGHADFGAEVERTLKMVDGVLLLVDASEGPLPQTRFVLKKALEASLPVILVINKIDRPDARIGEVINEVYDLFIDLDATEEQVEFPILYTNARKGTAALKDDGTGTDLRPLFDTIVSHFPPPGGDPSGPLQLLVTNLDYSDYVGRLAVGRIFSGTLRAGSMVSICGKDNAVTKLKVTMIYAYEGLSRVEVSEAIAGDIVALAGAEEATIGDTVSEAEDPRPLPRIAVDEPTVSVVFSINTSPFAGREGKFVTSRQLRARLEKELLANVALRIDFSGVDSFDVMGRGELQLAILIEMMRREGFELSVSRPEVVTKEVDGVRMEPFELLFVDIPDTFMGPVTTALADRRGKMLKMNNPGSGRVRLEYRIPSRGLIGFRSQFLTETRGTGLINNLFGGYEPWTGPISERSTGVLVSDRSGRSNAYAIFHLQPRGTFFISDGEQVYEGMIVGENSRPVDVDVNITKEKKLTNMRASGTDEALRLVPPRKLSLEAALEFINEDELVEVTPTALRLRKKVLEFNKRSKRKE; translated from the coding sequence ATGTCTGAGGCGTGGAAGGGGAATCCGGCCGACATCCGGAACATCGCAATCATCGCCCACGTCGACCATGGCAAGACCACGCTGGTCGACGCCATGATCAAGCAGAGCGGCATCTACCGTGATAACCAGACCGTGATCGAGCGGGTCATGGACTCCAATGACCTCGAGCGCGAAAAGGGCATCACGATCATGGCGAAGAACCTCTCCGTGGCCTATTCAGGCGTGAAGATCAACATCGTCGACACGCCGGGGCACGCCGATTTCGGCGCCGAGGTCGAGCGGACGCTCAAGATGGTCGACGGCGTCCTGCTGCTGGTCGATGCCTCGGAAGGTCCGCTGCCGCAGACGCGCTTCGTCCTCAAGAAGGCGCTCGAGGCCTCGCTGCCGGTAATCCTGGTCATCAACAAGATCGACCGCCCCGACGCCCGCATCGGCGAGGTTATCAACGAGGTCTACGACCTGTTCATCGATCTCGACGCCACCGAGGAACAGGTCGAGTTCCCGATCCTTTACACCAACGCGCGCAAGGGCACCGCCGCGCTCAAGGACGACGGCACCGGCACCGACCTTCGTCCCCTGTTCGATACGATCGTCTCGCACTTCCCGCCGCCGGGGGGAGATCCTTCCGGGCCGCTCCAGCTGCTCGTGACCAACCTCGACTACAGCGACTACGTGGGGCGCCTCGCCGTCGGCCGTATCTTCTCGGGGACGCTGCGCGCGGGCTCCATGGTGTCGATCTGCGGCAAGGACAACGCGGTCACCAAGCTCAAGGTGACCATGATCTACGCCTACGAAGGGCTCTCCCGCGTCGAGGTTTCCGAAGCGATCGCGGGCGACATCGTGGCGCTGGCCGGCGCCGAGGAAGCCACGATCGGCGATACGGTTTCCGAGGCCGAGGACCCGCGCCCGCTGCCGCGCATCGCGGTCGACGAGCCGACCGTATCGGTCGTCTTCTCGATCAACACGTCTCCCTTCGCCGGTCGCGAAGGCAAGTTCGTCACCTCCCGCCAGCTTCGCGCCCGGCTCGAAAAGGAACTGCTGGCCAACGTGGCGCTTCGCATCGATTTCTCCGGCGTCGACAGCTTCGACGTCATGGGGCGCGGAGAGCTTCAGCTTGCGATCCTCATCGAGATGATGCGGCGCGAGGGCTTCGAGCTGTCCGTGTCGCGTCCCGAGGTCGTCACCAAGGAAGTCGACGGCGTTCGCATGGAACCGTTCGAGCTGCTCTTCGTCGACATCCCCGACACCTTCATGGGGCCGGTGACCACGGCGCTCGCCGACCGTCGCGGCAAGATGCTCAAGATGAACAATCCCGGCTCGGGCCGGGTCAGGCTCGAATACCGCATTCCGTCCCGCGGGCTCATCGGCTTCCGCTCCCAGTTCCTGACCGAGACGCGCGGCACCGGACTGATCAACAACCTGTTCGGAGGATACGAGCCGTGGACCGGTCCGATCTCCGAGCGCAGCACCGGGGTGCTGGTCTCCGATCGCTCAGGCCGCTCAAACGCTTACGCGATCTTCCACCTGCAGCCCCGCGGCACCTTCTTCATCAGCGACGGGGAACAGGTCTACGAGGGGATGATCGTCGGCGAGAACTCCCGTCCCGTCGACGTCGACGTCAATATCACCAAGGAAAAGAAGTTGACAAACATGCGCGCTTCGGGTACCGACGAGGCGCTTCGCCTGGTGCCCCCGCGCAAGCTCTCGCTCGAGGCGGCGCTCGAGTTCATCAACGAGGACGAGCTGGTCGAAGTGACGCCGACCGCGCTGCGGCTCCGCAAGAAGGTGCTCGAATTCAACAAAAGGTCCAAACGCAAAGAATAG
- a CDS encoding metallophosphoesterase has protein sequence MKMNPLCATGLALVVLLYASGSAFGWSFAVCGDSRNDKHGILRKILAEVEKSPMEFLIHTGDLEYAGGEKPWTEFKEKTKGFSKPLYYAIGNHELHGGGTREGFVRFFGLPGTNYGFDHRDAHVAILDTGNWKLADNAIDWLDHDLATHPKGKNGIRHLIVAMHVPPRTDNISPHGTPDNYDAISAHLQGVLKRHGVSLVLCSHEHMHQVDDWNGIKVIVSGGAGAPMMFFQQYGYYEIDLTGDVPREIFHAVKP, from the coding sequence ATGAAGATGAACCCGCTTTGCGCGACAGGCCTTGCCCTTGTCGTGCTTCTGTACGCCTCCGGCAGCGCGTTCGGCTGGTCGTTCGCCGTCTGCGGCGACAGCCGGAACGACAAGCACGGAATTCTTCGGAAGATCCTCGCCGAGGTCGAGAAATCACCGATGGAATTCCTCATCCACACGGGCGACCTCGAATACGCCGGGGGCGAGAAGCCGTGGACCGAATTCAAGGAAAAGACGAAGGGCTTCAGCAAACCCCTTTATTACGCGATCGGGAACCACGAGCTGCACGGGGGCGGAACGCGGGAGGGGTTCGTCCGATTCTTCGGGCTGCCGGGGACGAACTACGGGTTCGATCACAGGGACGCCCATGTCGCCATCCTCGACACCGGGAACTGGAAGCTTGCGGATAATGCGATCGATTGGCTCGACCACGACCTCGCAACGCATCCCAAGGGTAAAAACGGGATCCGCCACCTGATCGTCGCGATGCACGTCCCCCCGCGCACCGACAATATCTCCCCGCATGGCACGCCCGACAACTACGACGCGATCAGCGCGCATCTTCAGGGCGTGCTCAAGCGGCACGGCGTCTCGCTCGTGCTGTGCAGCCACGAGCATATGCACCAGGTCGACGACTGGAACGGCATCAAGGTGATCGTGTCGGGCGGCGCGGGTGCGCCGATGATGTTCTTCCAGCAGTACGGATACTACGAGATCGACCTCACAGGCGACGTCCCGCGCGAAATCTTCCACGCGGTCAAGCCTTAA
- a CDS encoding MFS transporter, with amino-acid sequence MAPPALSPPSGIFRSLRHWNFRLWFYGQLISLIGTWMQTIAQNWLVYHQLGGTARDLGMVNFLGAVPLIPLTLFAGAIADRLSRRWIVFWMQAVMMVLAFVLGVLCLTGMVQMWHVMALACLLGAAQALDAPARQSFVVELVGKEDLSNAISLNSGIFHGARIVGPAVAGILVASVGIAASFFINGASFLAVLAGLLMMHATQFHPTRGATREEGRDLLAGFRYFRDNRLPLGIALLVTVSTLFAMPYQTLIPIYAKAVFKGGAGTYGALMSAAGLGAVAGALYTASGSAIRRKGRLLVASSLAFPLVLLLFAWCTTYWLSLALLFGVGFFFVLQSAPANAILQSIVPDHLRGRVLAIYAGLFLGLMRVGSLIIGLLADRTSVQTAVAVTAVVALTLTAAVLIRFPEIRRDH; translated from the coding sequence ATGGCGCCGCCCGCCCTCTCCCCGCCAAGCGGCATCTTCAGGTCACTGCGTCACTGGAACTTCCGCCTCTGGTTCTACGGGCAACTCATCTCCCTCATCGGCACCTGGATGCAGACGATCGCCCAGAACTGGCTCGTCTACCACCAACTTGGCGGAACGGCGCGCGACCTCGGCATGGTCAATTTTCTCGGCGCCGTGCCGCTGATCCCGCTCACGCTTTTCGCGGGCGCGATCGCCGACCGCCTCTCCAGGCGCTGGATCGTCTTCTGGATGCAGGCCGTCATGATGGTGCTCGCCTTCGTCCTCGGCGTGCTTTGCCTGACCGGCATGGTGCAGATGTGGCATGTCATGGCGCTCGCCTGCCTGCTCGGCGCAGCCCAGGCGCTCGACGCCCCGGCGCGCCAGTCGTTCGTGGTCGAGCTCGTCGGAAAGGAAGACCTGTCGAACGCGATCTCGCTCAACTCCGGAATCTTCCACGGCGCACGCATCGTCGGCCCGGCGGTCGCCGGCATTCTCGTCGCCTCGGTCGGCATCGCGGCTTCCTTCTTCATCAACGGCGCCAGTTTCCTTGCCGTGCTCGCCGGCCTGCTCATGATGCACGCCACGCAATTCCATCCCACCCGGGGCGCCACGCGCGAGGAAGGACGCGACCTGCTGGCAGGCTTCCGCTATTTCAGGGACAACCGGCTGCCGCTCGGGATCGCGCTGCTCGTCACCGTGTCGACGCTGTTCGCGATGCCGTACCAGACGCTGATCCCCATCTATGCCAAGGCGGTCTTCAAGGGAGGCGCGGGCACCTACGGCGCGCTCATGTCGGCCGCGGGGCTCGGAGCCGTCGCAGGCGCGCTCTATACGGCCTCGGGCAGCGCGATCCGGCGCAAGGGGCGCCTGCTGGTCGCCAGCAGCCTCGCCTTCCCGCTGGTCCTGCTGCTGTTCGCCTGGTGCACGACCTATTGGCTCTCGCTCGCCCTGCTGTTCGGCGTCGGGTTCTTTTTCGTCCTCCAGAGCGCCCCGGCCAACGCGATCCTGCAATCCATCGTTCCCGACCACCTGAGGGGGCGGGTCCTGGCGATCTACGCCGGACTGTTCCTCGGACTCATGCGCGTCGGCAGCCTGATCATCGGCCTGCTCGCCGACCGCACTTCGGTGCAGACGGCTGTGGCCGTTACGGCAGTCGTCGCGCTGACCCTCACCGCCGCGGTGCTGATCCGCTTCCCCGAAATCCGACGAGACCACTAA
- the glgB gene encoding 1,4-alpha-glucan branching protein GlgB — protein sequence MKSTLSPRDIGLLADARHWDPFSVLGPHAAGDVTAIRVLYPQAAAVQVVAEAAGKTRRKPMTRIHPEGLFEATLDLAPGTFRYRLEITNHDGHRWEQDDPYAFGLVLSDFDIHLLSEGNHLETYQKLGSHLTTIGGVPGVAFAVWAPNAERVSVVGNFNHWDGRVHPMRIRGESGIWELFVPGLCESEIYKYEIRARGTGEIFTKADPHGFHFEPPPKTGTVVCEIDGYAWTDAGWMQDRAGRSPLDRPVSVYEAHLGSWKRADGNRYLSYAELADDLVPYVKGMGFTHVELMPVSEHPFDGSWGYQTLGYFAPTSRFGTPHDFMAFVDRCHVEGIGVILDWVPAHFPKDAHGLARFDGTHLYEHADPRRGEHRDWGTLIFNYGRREVANFLLSNALFWLDRYHIDGLRVDAVASMLYLDYSRNPGEWEPNVHGGRENLEAIAFLRRLNELVHERHPGAVTIAEESTSWPMVSRPVHLGGLGFSFKWNMGWMHDMLDFIEKAPIHRKFHFGQLTFALLYAFQENFVLPFSHDEVVHLKRSMLDKMPGDLWQKFANLRLLYAYMYAHPGKKLLFMGCEFGQWNEWDHDRSLQWDLLQWDTHRGVQSLVRELNRLQREYLPFYEADFTCDGFEWIDFRDADNSVVSFLRKGRNAGDVVACVFNFTPVVRKDYRVGLPFAGTWTEAFNSDAAAFGGSNVGNLGGVETEAIPWNGRPCSVRLTLPPLGALFLRRAE from the coding sequence TTGAAGTCCACACTCTCTCCCCGCGACATCGGGTTGCTCGCGGACGCCCGACATTGGGATCCCTTTTCCGTGCTGGGGCCTCACGCCGCCGGCGACGTCACGGCCATTCGCGTCCTGTACCCGCAGGCCGCCGCCGTCCAGGTCGTCGCCGAAGCCGCCGGAAAAACACGCCGCAAGCCGATGACCCGGATCCACCCCGAAGGACTCTTCGAGGCCACGCTCGACCTGGCGCCCGGGACCTTCCGCTATCGGCTCGAGATCACCAACCATGATGGACACCGATGGGAGCAGGACGACCCCTACGCGTTCGGCCTCGTCCTGTCCGACTTCGACATCCACCTGCTGTCCGAGGGGAACCACCTCGAGACGTATCAAAAGCTCGGAAGCCACCTGACGACGATCGGCGGCGTCCCCGGGGTCGCGTTCGCCGTCTGGGCGCCCAATGCCGAGCGCGTCTCGGTCGTCGGCAATTTCAACCATTGGGACGGCCGGGTCCACCCCATGCGCATCCGGGGCGAGAGCGGCATCTGGGAGCTGTTCGTGCCCGGCCTCTGCGAATCCGAGATCTACAAGTACGAAATCCGCGCCCGCGGGACGGGCGAGATCTTCACCAAGGCCGACCCGCACGGCTTCCACTTCGAGCCGCCGCCGAAGACCGGAACCGTCGTCTGCGAGATCGACGGTTATGCCTGGACCGATGCCGGCTGGATGCAGGATCGCGCCGGCCGGAGCCCGCTCGACCGCCCGGTATCCGTCTATGAGGCGCATCTGGGTTCCTGGAAGCGGGCCGACGGCAACCGCTACCTGTCCTATGCCGAGCTGGCCGACGACCTGGTCCCCTACGTCAAGGGGATGGGCTTCACGCACGTCGAGCTGATGCCCGTGTCCGAGCATCCGTTCGACGGGTCCTGGGGTTACCAGACGCTGGGCTACTTCGCGCCCACCAGCCGATTCGGCACGCCGCACGACTTCATGGCGTTCGTCGACCGGTGCCACGTCGAGGGCATCGGCGTCATCCTCGACTGGGTGCCGGCACACTTCCCGAAGGACGCGCACGGCCTCGCCCGCTTCGACGGCACGCACCTCTACGAGCACGCCGATCCCCGCCGGGGCGAGCACCGGGACTGGGGCACGCTCATCTTCAACTACGGCCGGCGGGAGGTCGCCAACTTCCTGCTCTCCAACGCCCTGTTCTGGCTCGACCGCTACCACATCGACGGGCTGCGCGTCGACGCCGTCGCTTCGATGCTCTACCTCGACTACTCCCGGAATCCCGGCGAGTGGGAGCCCAACGTGCACGGCGGCCGCGAGAACCTCGAGGCCATCGCCTTCCTGCGCCGCCTGAACGAGCTGGTCCACGAGCGGCATCCGGGCGCCGTCACGATCGCCGAGGAGTCGACCTCTTGGCCGATGGTCTCCCGCCCCGTCCACCTGGGCGGCCTCGGCTTCTCCTTCAAGTGGAACATGGGCTGGATGCACGACATGCTCGACTTTATCGAGAAGGCGCCGATCCACCGGAAGTTCCACTTCGGGCAGCTCACTTTCGCGCTGCTCTATGCCTTCCAGGAGAATTTCGTCCTCCCCTTCTCGCACGACGAAGTGGTCCACCTGAAGCGGTCGATGCTCGACAAGATGCCGGGCGACCTGTGGCAGAAATTCGCCAACCTGCGCCTGCTCTACGCCTACATGTATGCCCACCCCGGCAAGAAGCTGCTCTTCATGGGCTGCGAGTTCGGCCAGTGGAACGAATGGGACCACGACCGGTCGTTGCAGTGGGACCTGCTGCAATGGGACACCCATCGGGGCGTGCAGTCGCTCGTCCGCGAGCTGAACCGGCTGCAGCGGGAGTATCTGCCGTTTTACGAGGCCGACTTCACCTGCGACGGGTTCGAATGGATCGACTTCCGGGACGCGGACAACAGCGTCGTCTCGTTCCTTCGCAAGGGCAGGAATGCGGGAGACGTCGTGGCCTGCGTCTTCAACTTCACGCCGGTGGTCCGGAAAGACTACCGGGTCGGCCTGCCCTTCGCCGGAACGTGGACCGAGGCGTTCAACAGCGACGCGGCGGCATTCGGCGGAAGCAACGTCGGCAACCTGGGCGGAGTCGAGACCGAGGCGATTCCCTGGAACGGCCGCCCCTGCTCGGTGCGCCTCACGCTTCCCCCGCTGGGAGCGCTTTTCCTTCGACGCGCCGAGTAG
- a CDS encoding MBL fold metallo-hydrolase: MACGTAPISAATISVLPLRSGSSGNLTVVRYGGGAILVDAGLPSGRALDQAIAEASLPWAQVDAVLVSHLHSDHVNAHTVARCGEHGIPVYIHEKNRRMFESRIYSRLDERKRGRFQEQGLLRMFDGSGFNIGPVTVNAFQVPHDAVGLTCGFRLAIPSEGGDFRISMATDLGHGGDGLHEDFLDSDLILIEANHDERMLAESPRQDRHRVSGNEGHLSNRQAGLLLVRALQESRRRPAGIVLCHLSNDHNNPHLAMATVREILSDHALDGIRLYVAPSALPLCAAVRV; the protein is encoded by the coding sequence ATGGCCTGCGGCACCGCCCCCATTTCCGCGGCCACGATCTCCGTGCTCCCGCTTCGCAGCGGCAGCTCCGGGAACCTGACCGTGGTCCGGTACGGCGGCGGCGCGATCCTGGTCGATGCGGGCCTCCCGTCGGGGCGCGCCCTCGACCAGGCGATCGCCGAAGCCTCGCTTCCCTGGGCGCAGGTCGATGCCGTCCTCGTCTCGCACCTGCACAGCGACCACGTCAATGCCCACACCGTGGCCCGCTGCGGCGAGCACGGCATCCCGGTCTACATCCACGAGAAGAACAGGCGCATGTTCGAAAGCCGGATCTATTCCCGCCTCGACGAACGGAAGCGGGGGCGATTCCAGGAACAGGGGCTGCTGCGGATGTTCGACGGAAGCGGTTTCAACATCGGCCCCGTCACCGTGAACGCCTTCCAGGTACCGCACGACGCCGTGGGGCTTACCTGCGGCTTCCGCCTCGCCATCCCGTCCGAGGGCGGAGATTTCCGGATCTCGATGGCCACGGACCTGGGCCACGGCGGCGACGGCTTGCACGAGGATTTCCTCGACAGCGACCTGATCCTGATCGAGGCCAACCACGACGAGCGGATGCTGGCTGAGAGCCCGCGGCAGGACCGTCACAGGGTGTCCGGAAACGAGGGGCACCTGTCGAACCGGCAGGCGGGGCTGCTGCTCGTCCGCGCCCTCCAGGAAAGCCGGCGTCGCCCCGCGGGGATCGTCCTTTGCCACCTGAGCAACGACCACAACAACCCGCACCTCGCGATGGCGACCGTACGCGAAATCCTGTCCGATCACGCCCTCGACGGCATCCGGCTTTACGTCGCCCCATCGGCGCTTCCACTGTGCGCCGCCGTGCGAGTATAA